A region of the bacterium genome:
TCTATTAAACCAAATAACCCGAAATCCCTGAAAATTACCGCCCACGGGAACATAAACGCGGTTTCCACATCGAATAATACAAAAATAATTGCTATTAAATAATATTTGATTGAAAAATATCCATGCGCGTCTTCGGAAGGCAATATTCCGCATTCATAAGGGGTGAGTTTCTCCGGCGTGGGCTTGCTCGGGCGTAAAACATATCCCGCGGTAAACATAAGGGCCACAAAACCCAGGGCTATTATC
Encoded here:
- the ndhC gene encoding NADH-quinone oxidoreductase subunit A, whose product is MDYTGVLIFLIIALGFVALMFTAGYVLRPSKPTPEKLTPYECGILPSEDAHGYFSIKYYLIAIIFVLFDVETAFMFPWAVIFRDFGLFGLIEMAIFILIILVGFWYAWKKGALEWD